A portion of the Chryseobacterium tructae genome contains these proteins:
- a CDS encoding SMI1/KNR4 family protein has protein sequence MEELKVDKRKIELIIDKTLNFWIEHKLNQLPSDIEDKMLAPVQPDEEWKFWIPVKSTVTDTELQELEKETGFVFPDDFKIFLKHKHFYELQISEVSFCSHPLSTWRACLREMMFDTYPREFLFDKGYVPFAIYSDWGLLCFDTHRNNAIVRWDHEDVDTFEYQYKNFYELLTEISKG, from the coding sequence ATGGAAGAGCTAAAGGTTGATAAGAGAAAAATTGAGCTGATTATTGATAAGACCCTCAATTTTTGGATAGAGCATAAACTCAACCAACTGCCTTCTGATATAGAAGATAAAATGCTTGCTCCGGTTCAGCCTGATGAAGAATGGAAGTTTTGGATTCCTGTTAAGAGTACCGTTACTGATACTGAACTTCAGGAGCTGGAAAAAGAAACCGGGTTTGTTTTTCCTGATGATTTTAAAATATTCCTGAAACACAAACATTTTTATGAACTTCAGATCTCAGAAGTTTCCTTTTGCTCACATCCTCTGAGCACATGGAGAGCCTGTTTGCGTGAAATGATGTTTGATACGTATCCAAGAGAATTCCTTTTTGATAAAGGATATGTACCCTTTGCCATATACAGTGATTGGGGATTATTGTGTTTTGATACTCATCGTAATAATGCTATTGTTCGTTGGGATCATGAAGATGTGGATACTTTTGAGTATCAATACAAAAACTTTTATGAGCTATTGACTGAAATTTCAAAAGGATAG
- a CDS encoding DNA repair protein RecN encodes MLSRIYIKNFALIDTLDVSLNNGLQVITGETGAGKSIILGALRLILGERADVKSISKTEEKSVVETEFALNNQFKKFFIENDLDYELQTIIRREILPSGKSRAFINDVPVTLDILRELSSQLIDIHSQFETSNLFTSEYQFKIIDGLSENKKIIEDYQQEFSEFQNLKILLKKFKTQLSEANKESDYKEFLLNELEELKLDDVDYEDIQNQLSIQENAGMISENVGQILSRFHQEEIGILSFFNEAKAKLSRIAGISTSFAELDQRLEISFVELKDIISELEHESEKLEINPENLLVLTELNNKINALFLKHNVSDLPELIEIRNELAGDQKGASELESQIIETEDNISKKEKSLQTLAEKLSKNRKKNVPVFIKKAEGLLKKLGLEKARVDIELADTEEFNQFGKESIQLLFQANSGFPLKPIQTAISGGERSRVMLAVKKIIAESDELPTLILDEIDTGVSGKVAEEIGNLMREMSEDMQLIVISHLAQVAAKGNDNYKVVKQDIAGKTQSTIIPLSDEEKLNEIAQLLSGSKITEAALAQAKELIG; translated from the coding sequence ATGCTTTCAAGAATTTACATTAAGAATTTTGCCCTGATCGATACCCTTGATGTATCGTTAAATAACGGTCTTCAGGTAATTACCGGAGAAACAGGAGCAGGAAAATCCATTATCTTGGGTGCATTGCGTCTTATCCTGGGAGAAAGAGCCGATGTAAAATCAATCTCAAAAACAGAAGAAAAAAGTGTTGTCGAAACTGAGTTTGCATTGAACAACCAATTCAAGAAATTTTTCATTGAAAACGATCTTGATTATGAATTGCAGACCATTATCAGAAGAGAAATATTGCCATCAGGGAAATCGCGAGCATTTATCAATGATGTTCCGGTAACCTTGGATATTCTCAGAGAGCTTTCCTCTCAGTTAATTGATATTCATTCCCAATTTGAAACGTCTAACCTTTTTACTTCAGAATATCAGTTCAAAATTATTGATGGGCTTTCTGAAAATAAAAAGATCATCGAAGATTATCAGCAGGAATTTTCGGAATTTCAAAACCTGAAAATATTACTTAAAAAGTTTAAAACACAACTTTCAGAAGCCAATAAAGAAAGTGACTATAAAGAATTCTTACTCAACGAACTTGAAGAATTAAAACTGGATGATGTAGATTACGAAGATATTCAGAACCAATTATCCATTCAGGAAAATGCAGGAATGATCTCAGAAAATGTAGGCCAGATCCTGTCCAGGTTTCATCAGGAAGAAATTGGAATCCTTTCATTCTTTAATGAGGCAAAAGCTAAACTTTCCAGAATTGCTGGTATTTCCACCAGTTTTGCAGAACTTGATCAAAGACTTGAAATTTCTTTTGTAGAGTTAAAGGATATTATTTCTGAATTAGAACATGAATCCGAGAAATTGGAGATCAATCCTGAAAATCTTCTTGTTCTTACTGAGTTGAATAATAAAATTAATGCTTTATTCCTTAAGCATAATGTTTCAGATCTTCCTGAGCTGATTGAGATCAGAAATGAATTGGCTGGTGATCAGAAAGGAGCTTCAGAGCTTGAATCACAAATTATTGAAACTGAAGATAATATTTCTAAAAAAGAAAAATCGCTTCAGACTCTTGCAGAAAAGCTTTCTAAAAACAGAAAAAAGAATGTTCCTGTTTTCATCAAAAAAGCAGAAGGACTTTTGAAAAAGCTAGGTCTTGAAAAAGCCAGAGTAGATATAGAATTAGCAGATACAGAAGAATTTAATCAATTTGGAAAAGAAAGTATTCAGCTTTTATTCCAGGCCAATTCAGGATTTCCTTTGAAACCTATTCAGACAGCCATTTCCGGAGGGGAAAGATCAAGGGTAATGTTGGCGGTAAAAAAGATTATTGCAGAAAGTGACGAATTACCAACATTAATTTTAGACGAAATTGATACCGGAGTTTCAGGAAAAGTAGCCGAAGAAATCGGAAACCTTATGCGTGAGATGTCCGAAGATATGCAGCTTATTGTTATTTCTCACCTGGCGCAGGTTGCCGCTAAAGGAAACGATAATTATAAAGTGGTAAAACAGGACATTGCAGGGAAAACACAATCCACTATCATTCCTTTAAGTGATGAAGAGAAGCTGAATGAAATTGCTCAGTTACTTTCAGGAAGTAAGATTACTGAAGCAGCATTGGCTCAGGCAAAAGAACTTATTGGTTAA